The Shewanella sp. KX20019 genome window below encodes:
- a CDS encoding helix-turn-helix domain-containing protein, whose protein sequence is MQSWIHYPKNIKVAKYISCYWLIEKTTLQDINNFPKLNPDPATHLIICPQKQGFHYDTAPQVSSGSGSHWLFPQQQTLQIDHSERFIYLGVKFHIGALYSLDIPDYNHPTLNQADTVDMDHLLSVTGFPAESLLQIGRTEPLECCDKLDELFLPLLTNAKEDQHSEITHKVLQLLDSTAVSELGGKLFCSQRTLERSFNRVTGLTMKQCQSMNKLEAMLEYLYQRDASDIDWVDVAFKFGFSDQPHLIRQLKKQIGLTPKHYVEERGLTIDIYGGVTARD, encoded by the coding sequence ATGCAAAGTTGGATACATTACCCAAAGAATATAAAAGTTGCTAAATACATCAGTTGCTACTGGCTGATAGAAAAGACCACACTGCAAGATATTAATAACTTTCCAAAACTCAATCCAGATCCAGCGACTCACCTCATTATTTGCCCGCAAAAGCAAGGTTTCCATTATGACACAGCGCCGCAAGTATCAAGTGGCAGTGGGAGCCATTGGCTATTTCCTCAGCAGCAAACACTGCAAATAGATCATTCTGAACGTTTTATATACCTAGGGGTGAAATTTCATATCGGTGCACTCTACTCCCTCGATATTCCCGATTACAACCACCCTACCCTGAATCAGGCGGACACTGTCGATATGGATCACTTACTTTCAGTCACAGGTTTCCCAGCAGAGTCACTTTTACAAATTGGACGTACTGAACCGTTAGAGTGTTGTGACAAGCTAGATGAACTATTTTTACCATTGTTAACCAATGCTAAAGAAGATCAGCATAGCGAAATTACTCATAAAGTGTTGCAGCTATTGGATTCAACGGCAGTTTCAGAACTTGGCGGTAAGCTGTTTTGCTCCCAAAGAACCTTAGAGCGTAGTTTCAACCGAGTGACAGGCTTAACGATGAAGCAATGCCAGTCGATGAACAAACTGGAAGCGATGTTGGAGTACTTGTATCAGCGCGATGCGAGTGATATTGACTGGGTAGATGTGGCGTTTAAATTTGGCTTTAGCGACCAACCTCACCTCATTAGACAGCTTAAAAAACAAATTGGTTTAACGCCGAAACACTATGTTGAAGAAAGAGGATTAACTATCGATATCTATGGTGGAGTGACTGCCCGAGACTAG
- a CDS encoding GNAT family N-acetyltransferase — MMHAVNAQLMCPKEQHLEEMLTWFTDKQALFDWAGPNFRYPYSLTSFSEDLALSKLASFSLVSDTHQLIGFGQFYRRIDRCHLGRIVISPKWRGKGFAKILIEQLNAKGLKTLNVGQSSLFVLSHNHQAIYTYRKLGFVQSDYPEAIPLKDCFYMTK, encoded by the coding sequence ATGATGCATGCAGTAAACGCCCAGCTAATGTGCCCTAAGGAACAGCACCTTGAAGAGATGCTCACTTGGTTTACTGACAAACAAGCGCTGTTTGATTGGGCTGGCCCTAACTTTAGATATCCATACAGTCTGACATCTTTCAGTGAAGATTTAGCGTTAAGTAAATTGGCGTCATTTTCGTTAGTATCCGACACTCATCAGCTTATAGGGTTCGGGCAGTTTTACAGACGAATCGACAGATGCCATTTGGGGAGAATAGTCATCAGTCCAAAATGGCGAGGTAAGGGCTTTGCCAAAATCCTTATCGAGCAACTCAATGCCAAAGGGCTTAAAACGCTGAATGTGGGTCAAAGTTCCCTGTTCGTGCTATCTCACAACCATCAAGCGATATACACATATCGAAAATTGGGCTTTGTTCAAAGCGACTACCCCGAAGCAATACCACTAAAAGATTGCTTTTATATGACTAAATGA
- a CDS encoding protein-disulfide isomerase — protein MNNDTKLNDAQLALYFIYDSHCPWSYAATPLVNALSEAFPKMNLHLLHCSHFDGTDSAGLEQVDTIKNLSKVKFGREHIRYANSPKDATKVANLMAWLETKQPDKMLTVLNALQHAHFVEGNPLTNKHDFSAIFDSHKLSPSNKVFREGLISDAEQTLAGIAEIYEVIGTTSFPVLLITVNDQGIFIDHSKHLSAPETVVETVRQEAENLD, from the coding sequence ATGAACAACGATACAAAACTAAACGACGCCCAACTTGCTCTGTATTTTATTTATGACAGTCACTGCCCTTGGAGCTATGCAGCAACTCCGCTCGTCAACGCGCTAAGTGAAGCTTTCCCTAAAATGAATCTGCACCTTTTACATTGCAGCCACTTTGATGGAACCGATAGTGCGGGTCTTGAGCAGGTAGATACCATAAAAAACCTCTCGAAAGTTAAGTTCGGTAGGGAGCATATTCGTTATGCAAACAGTCCAAAAGATGCAACAAAAGTCGCCAATCTAATGGCCTGGTTAGAAACAAAACAACCAGATAAAATGCTGACAGTGCTAAACGCTTTGCAGCATGCCCATTTTGTTGAAGGTAATCCGCTAACCAATAAACATGATTTTAGTGCCATTTTTGATAGCCATAAGTTATCACCTTCAAATAAGGTGTTTAGAGAGGGCTTGATCAGTGACGCAGAGCAAACTCTTGCTGGGATTGCTGAAATATATGAGGTTATCGGTACCACATCATTTCCAGTCTTGCTGATAACCGTTAACGATCAGGGTATTTTCATTGATCACTCAAAGCATTTGTCAGCCCCTGAAACGGTTGTTGAGACAGTGCGACAAGAAGCCGAAAACTTAGACTAA